A window of the Eulemur rufifrons isolate Redbay chromosome 6, OSU_ERuf_1, whole genome shotgun sequence genome harbors these coding sequences:
- the ACCS gene encoding 1-aminocyclopropane-1-carboxylate synthase-like protein 1: MFTLPGKESGTPTTCAGPASTRDLGSSDGDCLEGECSRKPGQKLPELHGVGDAVMFSDSSYLSSRGRMIKWFWDSAEEGYRTYHMDEYDEDKNPTGIVNLGTSENKLCFDLLSRRLTQPDMQWVEPSLLQYPDWRGHLFLREEVAKFLSFYCKSPAPLKPENVVVLNGCASLFSALATVLCEVGEAFLIPTPYYGAITQHVYLYGNVRLAYVYLDSEVTGTDTRPFQLTVEKLEMALQEANSKSVKVKGLILINPQNPLGDVYSPGELQEYLVFAKRHKLHVVVDEVYMLSVFEESVGYRSVLSLERLPDPQRTHVMWATSKDFGMSGLRFGTLYTENQDVATAVASLCRYHGLSGLVQYQMAQLLRDRDWINQVYLPENHARLKAAHAYVSEELRALGIPFLSGGAGFFIWVDLRKYLPEATFEEEMLLWRRFLDKKVLLSFGKAFECKEPGWFRFVFSDKAHRLRLGMQRVRQVLEGEAQVAEDPAPCKTQEPSAQRR, encoded by the exons ATGTTCACACTTCCTGGGAAAGAATCTGGGACACCTACCACCTGTGCGGGCCCAGCCTCCACACGGGACCTGGGCAGTAGCGATGGGGATTGTCTGGAAGGAGAATGCTCCAGAAAACCAGGCCAGAAGCTGCCGGAACTCCACGGAGTGGGTGATGCCGTCATGTTCTCTGACAGCTCCTATCTGTCCTCTAGAGGAAGAATGATTAAATGGTTCTGGGACTCAGCTGAGGAGGGCTACAGGACCTACCACATGGATGAGTATGATGAGGACAAGAACCCCACT GGCATCGTTAACTTGGGCACCAGTGAGAATAAACTCTGTTTTGATCTGCTGTCCAGGAGG ctgaCTCAGCCCGACATGCAGTGGGTGGAGCCGTCCCTGCTGCAGTACCCTGACTGGAGGGGACACCTGTT CCTGCGAGAGGAAGTGGCCAAGTTCCTGTCTTTCTACTGCAAGAGCCCGGCACCCCTCAAACCAGAGAAT GTGGTGGTTCTGAACGGCTGTGCCTCCCTCTTCTCTGCTCTGGCCACCGTGCTGTGTGAGGTGGGGG AAGCTTTCCTGATCCCTACCCCATACTACGGAGCCATCACACAGCACGTCTATCTCTATGGCAACGTCCGGCTGGCCTATGTCTACCTGGACAGTGAG GTCACTGGGACAGACACACGCCCCTTCCAGCTCACAGTGGAGAAGCTGGAGATGGCCCTGCAAGAAGCTAATTCTAAG AGTGTAAAGGTCAAAGGCCTCATCCTGATCAACCCCCAGAACCCTCTGGGTGACGTCTACTCCCCAGGAGAGCTGCAGGAGTACCTGGTATTTGCCAAGAG GCACAAGCTGCACGTGGTTGTGGACGAGGTCTACATGCTGTCCGTGTTTGAGGAGTCAGTTGGGTACCGCAGCGTCCTGAGCCTGGAAAG GCTGCCTGACCCCCAGAGGACCCATGTGATGTGGGCGACCAGCAAG GACTTTGGGATGTCTGGGCTCCGTTTTGGCACGCTGTACACAGAAAACCAGGATGTGGCCACTGCTGTGGCTTCCCTCTGCCGCTATCATGGCCTCAGTGGCTTGGTCCAGTATCAGATGGCACAGCTGCTCCGGGACCGTG ACTGGATCAACCAGGTGTACCTGCCGGAAAACCATGCCCGGCTCAAGGCTGCGCACGCCTATGTCTCCGAAGAGCTCAGGGCCCTGGGGATCCCCTTCCTGAGTGGTGGGGCCGGCTTCTTCATCTGGGTTGACTTGAGAAAG TACCTGCCCGAGGCCACCTTTGAGGAGGAAATGCTGCTCTGGCGTCGCTTTTTAGACAAGAAGGTGCTGCTGTCCTTTGGCAAGGCCTTCGAGTGTAAGGAGCCCGGCTGGTTCCGCTTCGTCTTCTCAGACAAGGCCCACCGGCTTCGCCTGG GGATGCAGAGGGTCCGGCAGGTGCTCGAGGGCGAAGCCCAGGTGGCAGAAGACCCCGCTCCCTGTAAGACCCAGGAGCCGAGTGCCCAACGCAGGTGA